From one Halobacteriovoraceae bacterium genomic stretch:
- a CDS encoding phosphoenolpyruvate carboxylase, which produces MRRLPKELKELISWSVEILGDTISAEYGQHIFKEIENIRLKMKSLRGEDYQSVYRSLMKVSNQFSKMDSQELEKISHAFSLMLELINRCENAYRTYRLSHKKDQEFKKIPYAIIFVLTAHPTEARGQEMLRLFDQIENYLTDFLLNPKIGTEKKIRHLIRLTLKMSLSRSEKPQVFDEAENIFSYALRGDIIHEIVELGKANIPVYLRTWVGGDKDGHPGVDNIQLLKSLNLSRKYLLKYFTTEWEKACGYFELFGNRYKKNVSDINKLLGQIKTVAHADGRKILELREMLSLLDKDYKKQVGEENPRIRNLQVLLWHFPALVLTLELREDSEIVKDSLKNENAINKMLETIYEISEGFNPKWYARGLVLSMVEDSIDIENGIKLVKKIFGEHVLPVVPLFENEKALKNSVSILDQVFNKNKTLASRHLKLWGGRFEVMLGYSDSSKENGVLPSRILINSSLNNLEKFFKKKGLTPVYFHGSGGSVARGGGSLKEQISWWPPSAVNIFKVTVQGEMVARNFANAKIFKRQIDYILNGHQFAENSMIEASKRKLLEEFAADIQVQYRNLIQREDFYQFVQETTPYEYLHLLKIGSRPSKRGGDARNKLQLRAIPWILCWTQCRLLLPTWWGIGSTWENLNPEKKKQMKNVYADSRVFYSFVKLLGFTLAKVDLGVWKVYVESSDLSDELKEIYSKLIISEFKKTVEFFFDITKENEFLWFRRWLQESINFRSSMIHPLNLIQIEALRRKDAKLIRETVTGIACGMLTTG; this is translated from the coding sequence ATGAGAAGATTACCAAAAGAGTTAAAAGAATTAATCAGTTGGAGTGTTGAAATATTAGGAGATACAATTTCAGCTGAGTACGGACAACATATTTTTAAAGAAATCGAGAATATTCGTCTCAAGATGAAATCTTTAAGAGGCGAAGATTATCAGAGTGTTTATCGTTCTTTGATGAAAGTTTCAAATCAGTTTTCTAAAATGGATAGTCAGGAACTTGAAAAAATATCTCATGCTTTTTCGCTCATGTTAGAATTAATCAATCGTTGTGAGAATGCCTACAGAACTTATAGGTTATCCCATAAGAAAGATCAGGAATTTAAAAAAATTCCATACGCTATAATTTTTGTACTTACGGCCCACCCAACTGAGGCCAGAGGACAAGAGATGTTGCGGCTATTTGATCAGATTGAAAATTATCTAACTGATTTTCTTTTAAATCCTAAAATTGGAACAGAGAAGAAAATCAGACATCTCATTAGATTGACTTTGAAAATGAGTCTATCTCGTTCTGAAAAACCACAAGTGTTTGACGAGGCCGAAAATATTTTCTCATACGCTTTGCGGGGAGATATCATCCACGAAATTGTTGAGCTTGGAAAAGCAAATATTCCAGTTTATTTAAGGACATGGGTTGGGGGTGATAAGGATGGACACCCTGGTGTAGACAACATTCAGTTGCTAAAAAGTTTAAATCTTTCTCGAAAATATTTACTTAAGTATTTTACGACAGAGTGGGAAAAAGCATGTGGCTATTTTGAGTTGTTTGGAAACAGATATAAAAAAAATGTAAGCGATATAAATAAGTTACTAGGGCAGATAAAAACAGTTGCACATGCTGATGGTAGGAAAATATTAGAATTGCGTGAAATGCTCTCACTATTGGACAAGGATTATAAAAAACAGGTTGGTGAAGAAAACCCACGAATTCGCAATTTACAAGTCCTCTTATGGCATTTTCCAGCACTGGTCTTAACATTAGAGCTAAGAGAAGATAGTGAAATCGTGAAAGATTCTCTCAAAAATGAAAATGCCATCAATAAGATGTTAGAAACAATTTATGAAATTTCAGAGGGGTTTAATCCTAAATGGTATGCAAGAGGTCTAGTTCTTAGCATGGTTGAAGATTCAATCGACATTGAAAATGGTATTAAATTAGTTAAAAAGATTTTCGGTGAGCACGTTTTACCTGTCGTTCCTCTTTTTGAAAATGAAAAGGCCCTAAAAAATTCAGTTTCTATTCTAGATCAAGTTTTTAATAAAAATAAAACACTCGCTTCTAGACATTTAAAATTGTGGGGAGGGAGATTTGAGGTGATGTTAGGTTACTCAGACTCTTCTAAAGAAAATGGTGTTCTTCCCTCTAGAATTCTAATTAATTCTTCACTCAATAATCTTGAAAAGTTTTTTAAGAAAAAGGGACTCACACCGGTATATTTTCATGGTTCAGGGGGCAGTGTTGCAAGAGGTGGAGGATCTTTAAAGGAACAAATCTCATGGTGGCCACCTTCAGCTGTGAATATTTTTAAAGTGACCGTACAAGGTGAAATGGTTGCAAGAAACTTTGCAAATGCCAAAATATTTAAGCGTCAAATTGATTATATTCTTAATGGCCATCAGTTTGCAGAAAATAGCATGATAGAAGCAAGTAAAAGGAAACTTCTTGAAGAATTTGCAGCAGATATTCAGGTTCAATATAGAAATCTTATACAAAGAGAAGATTTCTATCAGTTTGTCCAAGAAACAACTCCTTATGAGTATTTACATCTTCTTAAAATCGGTTCACGCCCATCAAAAAGGGGGGGAGACGCGAGAAATAAACTTCAATTAAGGGCGATCCCGTGGATTCTTTGCTGGACACAGTGTCGATTACTTTTACCTACATGGTGGGGAATTGGCTCAACATGGGAAAATCTCAATCCTGAGAAAAAGAAACAGATGAAAAATGTCTACGCTGATAGTCGGGTATTTTATTCTTTTGTAAAACTACTTGGTTTTACGCTGGCCAAAGTCGATCTAGGTGTTTGGAAAGTTTATGTGGAGAGTTCAGATCTATCGGATGAATTAAAGGAAATATATTCTAAGTTAATAATTTCAGAATTTAAGAAAACCGTAGAGTTCTTTTTTGATATAACAAAAGAAAATGAATTTTTATGGTTTAGGAGATGGTTACAAGAAAGTATAAACTTCAGATCTTCAATGATTCATCCTTTGAATTTGATTCAGATAGAGGCCTTAAGGCGAAAGGATGCTAAACTTATTAGAGAGACAGTAACAGGCATTGCATGTGGAATGTTAACTACTGGATAA
- a CDS encoding NAD(P)/FAD-dependent oxidoreductase codes for MKKIVILGSNFAGSTAALELARKSKDLYQIVVVSPTTNFLYVPSLIWVPFGRRKVENITFNIKDLMNKKGIDFIHDKAVKIEAERNVIVTEKSGEVNYDYLVIATGVSLNFDSVNGLDRDKYFTQCIVTPPQAQKSYEEFQKLVKDPGPVVVGATQGASCMGAAYEYLFNMEKELRRHGVRNKVDLTWITPEPFLGHFGIGGVFGGEWMLKLFMKMYNIKWYTDASIKSIEEDKITLNSGEVLPYKMSMLMPPFLGANVILDSPGVGDEKGFVPCDDTYKHLKYDNIYAAGLSVQVKAPFDHMTTPFGVPKTGFPTDVQGKIVANNIYQKITNKGKVKSLSFGKIPGICIMDAGGKEVLIITNHLFKPRQFEIMIPNVISHTGKWLLEKYMLIKNRFGWSFLP; via the coding sequence ATGAAAAAGATTGTTATTTTAGGAAGTAATTTTGCTGGTTCAACAGCAGCACTTGAACTGGCCAGAAAATCAAAGGATCTTTATCAAATTGTTGTTGTATCTCCAACGACTAATTTTTTATATGTTCCTTCACTGATTTGGGTTCCATTTGGTAGGAGAAAAGTTGAAAATATTACATTTAATATAAAAGATTTGATGAACAAAAAAGGAATTGATTTTATTCATGATAAAGCAGTTAAAATTGAAGCAGAAAGAAATGTTATAGTAACAGAAAAATCTGGAGAAGTGAATTACGACTATCTTGTTATTGCAACAGGAGTCTCATTGAATTTTGATTCGGTTAATGGACTTGATCGGGATAAATATTTCACTCAATGTATAGTAACTCCACCTCAAGCTCAAAAGTCTTATGAAGAGTTTCAAAAACTGGTAAAGGACCCAGGGCCGGTTGTCGTAGGCGCTACTCAAGGAGCTAGTTGCATGGGGGCCGCATATGAGTATTTGTTCAACATGGAAAAAGAACTAAGAAGACATGGAGTGAGAAATAAAGTTGATCTCACTTGGATTACACCTGAACCATTTTTAGGTCATTTTGGAATCGGCGGAGTTTTTGGTGGAGAGTGGATGCTTAAATTATTCATGAAAATGTATAATATTAAGTGGTATACAGATGCTTCTATCAAATCTATTGAAGAGGATAAAATTACTTTAAATTCTGGTGAAGTTTTACCATATAAAATGTCGATGTTGATGCCTCCTTTCTTAGGTGCGAATGTCATTCTCGACTCACCTGGAGTTGGCGATGAAAAGGGCTTTGTTCCTTGTGATGATACATATAAACATCTGAAATACGACAATATTTATGCTGCAGGTCTGTCTGTACAAGTTAAAGCACCTTTTGATCATATGACTACACCTTTTGGAGTCCCAAAAACTGGTTTCCCAACAGATGTTCAAGGTAAAATTGTTGCAAACAATATCTATCAAAAAATTACAAATAAGGGGAAAGTAAAAAGTCTTTCATTTGGAAAAATTCCTGGAATTTGTATTATGGACGCTGGTGGAAAAGAAGTTTTAATTATCACCAACCATCTTTTTAAACCGCGTCAGTTTGAAATAATGATTCCCAATGTTATTTCACATACAGGAAAATGGTTACTTGAAAAGTATATGTTAATTAAAAATAGATTTGGTTGGTCTTTTTTACCTTAG
- the rlmN gene encoding 23S rRNA (adenine(2503)-C(2))-methyltransferase RlmN translates to MKSLNKSIFKNLKFSFEDSLLNSKQFLDLSTYYELKIPNIIYKTKSADGTIKVLIEYDKNSIAEAVILPFYNNFNVCLSTQVGCAMKCSFCYTGTQGLKRNLTAGEIIAQYLILRNVIREQNTSYIKKPRIVFMGQGEPLHNFENIKKAISVLVDPLKVDLGPRQITISTSGYLPNLNRFDELYGVNLAISLHSAIDSKRTRLIPINSSYPLNELKQTISKIKLRTQQFIIFEYLLIDNFNMSREDAKAIAEFTKGIPCLMNLIPFNEYPGCDFKRPAMEQVFKFKEYLVSHGLRTMIRATKGHDILAACGQLNSTKF, encoded by the coding sequence TTGAAGAGTCTAAACAAGTCTATTTTTAAAAATTTAAAATTTTCATTTGAAGACTCACTACTTAATTCAAAACAGTTTTTAGACTTGAGTACTTATTATGAACTTAAAATTCCAAATATTATCTATAAGACAAAATCTGCTGATGGAACAATAAAAGTCCTCATTGAATATGATAAAAACTCAATTGCTGAGGCGGTGATATTACCTTTTTATAATAATTTCAATGTCTGTTTATCGACGCAAGTCGGTTGTGCTATGAAATGTAGCTTTTGTTACACAGGAACTCAGGGATTAAAAAGAAATCTTACTGCAGGTGAAATTATAGCTCAGTATTTAATTTTAAGAAATGTTATTAGGGAACAAAATACTTCTTATATTAAAAAACCGAGAATCGTTTTTATGGGGCAGGGAGAACCTCTACATAATTTTGAAAATATTAAAAAGGCCATATCAGTATTAGTGGATCCACTAAAGGTTGATCTTGGACCTAGACAAATTACCATTTCAACTTCAGGATACCTTCCAAATTTAAATCGATTTGATGAACTTTATGGAGTCAATCTGGCCATTTCACTACATAGTGCAATTGATTCAAAAAGAACTAGATTGATTCCAATCAATTCTTCATATCCATTAAATGAACTCAAACAAACAATTAGTAAAATAAAATTGCGTACGCAACAATTTATTATTTTCGAATATCTCCTAATTGATAATTTCAATATGAGTCGCGAGGATGCCAAGGCCATAGCTGAGTTTACGAAAGGGATCCCATGCCTAATGAATCTTATTCCATTTAATGAATATCCTGGTTGTGACTTTAAGAGACCTGCAATGGAACAAGTGTTTAAATTCAAAGAATACTTGGTCTCTCATGGTCTTAGAACAATGATTCGAGCAACAAAGGGACATGATATTTTAGCAGCATGTGGACAGTTAAATTCCACTAAGTTTTAA
- a CDS encoding FecR domain-containing protein yields the protein MVKVLLLFIFINSNLYSNENIFGNVFYIKGEAIVDRPDGVKNLQKGDILFNQDIVKSKESSILIISFGEGMKSKMKITENTQILLQQKKSKEDNKISLAIGVGNVVVDFFNKDKKQPSSLKLETANVSLGIRGTRFFVINESNGDFAASVKNGTVNVASKAIEDNVVVLEQGKGTMLNEKKEIIQSQSFDWHEDVNWKTDPQNGELSHSQKFFNRVKKSFENYRNHIAAKMKNRRKNIKNKMQKMRQQRLEKRKLLLKKR from the coding sequence TTGGTAAAAGTATTACTACTATTTATTTTTATAAATTCAAATTTGTATTCAAATGAAAATATATTTGGAAATGTTTTCTATATAAAGGGTGAGGCAATCGTTGATAGACCTGATGGAGTAAAGAATCTCCAAAAAGGGGATATCTTATTTAATCAGGATATTGTCAAATCGAAAGAAAGTTCAATTTTGATTATTTCATTCGGTGAAGGCATGAAATCCAAAATGAAAATTACAGAAAATACTCAAATCCTTCTCCAGCAAAAAAAATCAAAAGAAGATAACAAAATTTCTCTGGCCATTGGTGTGGGAAATGTTGTTGTTGATTTTTTTAATAAAGATAAAAAACAACCTTCATCTCTAAAATTAGAAACAGCAAATGTGTCTCTTGGAATACGTGGTACTCGTTTCTTTGTGATCAATGAGAGCAATGGAGATTTTGCAGCTAGTGTAAAAAATGGAACAGTCAATGTCGCTTCTAAGGCCATAGAAGATAATGTTGTTGTTTTAGAGCAAGGAAAAGGGACAATGCTAAATGAAAAAAAAGAGATTATTCAATCTCAAAGCTTTGATTGGCATGAAGATGTTAACTGGAAAACAGATCCACAAAACGGGGAACTTTCACATTCTCAAAAATTTTTTAATAGAGTTAAAAAGAGTTTCGAAAACTATCGTAACCATATTGCAGCAAAGATGAAAAATCGTAGAAAAAATATAAAAAATAAAATGCAAAAAATGAGACAGCAAAGATTAGAAAAGCGTAAATTGCTTTTAAAAAAGAGATAA
- a CDS encoding phytanoyl-CoA dioxygenase family protein — translation MLSSKQLEEFDEIGYLLIKQVFLPSEITEMSQAFDRIYSNSKKLNPTIEYQEFNGTQFVFENGHLHRAVWVGANENILLKYSQDKRILNIVGQILESNEFNQLVNQAHFKIPGDNIEFEWHQDSQHRGYGTKDWEDINGKGSYLQTAIAIDPMTKKNGPLEFIPGVHKNGHVYLDKVANPFDFFDKDKSVTIEMDPGDLAIFGPYSIHSSRPNYSDQTRRIFINGYAYPGANKRKYPGNGSGRKLFV, via the coding sequence ATGTTATCTTCAAAACAGTTAGAAGAATTTGACGAAATAGGGTATTTATTAATTAAGCAAGTATTTTTGCCTTCTGAAATCACCGAGATGTCACAAGCATTTGATCGAATTTATTCTAATTCAAAAAAACTTAATCCCACAATTGAATATCAAGAATTTAATGGAACACAATTTGTATTTGAAAATGGACATCTTCATAGGGCCGTATGGGTCGGTGCTAACGAAAATATTTTACTTAAATATTCGCAAGATAAGAGAATATTAAATATAGTTGGCCAAATACTTGAATCAAATGAATTTAACCAACTAGTTAACCAGGCACATTTTAAGATACCTGGAGACAATATTGAATTCGAATGGCATCAAGATTCACAACATCGAGGTTATGGGACTAAGGATTGGGAGGATATTAATGGTAAAGGAAGTTATCTTCAAACTGCGATTGCCATAGATCCTATGACTAAAAAAAATGGGCCACTAGAGTTTATTCCAGGAGTCCATAAAAATGGACATGTCTATTTAGACAAAGTCGCAAACCCTTTTGATTTTTTTGATAAAGACAAATCAGTTACAATAGAAATGGATCCTGGCGATCTGGCCATTTTTGGCCCATATAGTATTCATTCGAGTAGACCAAATTATTCAGATCAAACGCGTAGGATTTTTATCAATGGATACGCCTATCCTGGTGCAAATAAAAGAAAGTATCCAGGAAATGGTTCGGGAAGAAAGCTTTTTGTATAA
- a CDS encoding transcriptional repressor, whose product MSKLKELIKQQGLSFTIARERILKVLMLEHGPFTAEEIFQRLPKKTCDQATLFRTLKQFREKGLITATYLIDKITRYEFHDPHHHHHHVSCRICGKIETIHKCSLEAIEKNVLEMGYIKLTHSLEFEGICKKCRPK is encoded by the coding sequence ATGAGCAAATTAAAAGAATTAATTAAGCAACAGGGCCTTAGTTTTACAATTGCAAGAGAAAGGATACTCAAAGTACTTATGCTTGAACACGGCCCGTTTACGGCCGAAGAAATATTTCAAAGATTACCAAAGAAAACATGTGATCAAGCAACATTATTTAGAACTTTAAAACAATTTAGAGAAAAAGGACTCATTACGGCCACCTATTTAATTGATAAGATCACCAGATATGAGTTTCATGATCCTCACCATCATCATCACCATGTAAGTTGCCGTATATGTGGGAAAATTGAAACTATTCATAAATGTTCCCTGGAGGCGATTGAGAAAAATGTACTTGAGATGGGTTACATCAAGCTCACTCATAGTTTGGAGTTTGAAGGTATTTGCAAAAAATGTAGACCTAAATAA
- a CDS encoding MerC domain-containing protein, with protein MNTTDLDTVEITTEKVDRIGIGLSAVCAIHCLVTPLIFIAAPWLEGYVEHGLFHIIMLTFVLPVGLFAFISQFRKHHDFKILSIGLIGLLFVTLGVIIPEFLGHTQIGELLESSFSICGSIALLTGHYLNLKSRTCSNC; from the coding sequence ATGAACACAACGGATCTAGATACTGTAGAGATTACTACCGAAAAGGTGGATCGCATAGGTATTGGATTGTCTGCTGTATGTGCTATTCATTGTCTGGTAACTCCTCTCATATTTATTGCAGCACCTTGGCTTGAGGGATACGTTGAGCATGGTTTGTTCCATATCATTATGCTTACTTTTGTACTGCCAGTAGGGCTCTTTGCTTTTATTTCACAATTCAGAAAACACCATGACTTCAAAATACTTTCAATCGGTCTCATTGGACTTTTATTTGTAACTTTGGGAGTAATTATTCCTGAATTTTTAGGACACACTCAAATAGGAGAGTTATTGGAGTCCTCTTTTTCTATCTGTGGAAGTATTGCTTTACTTACAGGACATTATCTCAATCTAAAATCTAGAACTTGTTCAAACTGTTAA
- a CDS encoding RluA family pseudouridine synthase: MENKNIKINISRHFNVESEINLIDFLASKTPLSKALLKKIAINGGVWLKKKGTRPKTRVRRSKTILKIGDLVEIYYKGELVFPNNVEIKLIKQTRDWGIWYKPSGVLTQGTKYGDEGSLLREVEKTKKEAYLIHRLDRETAGPVVIAYNKKQARYLSELFRNNLVQKKYKAEVFGLIKEDQGSIDLPIEGKNSHTNFKVIQRNENTTVLEIELITGRKHQIRRHFEAIGHPVMGDPIYGKGNKNKDGLKLECINLQFKTIQGQNISSS; this comes from the coding sequence ATGGAAAATAAGAATATAAAAATTAACATATCTAGACACTTCAATGTTGAAAGTGAAATAAATCTAATAGATTTTCTGGCCAGTAAAACTCCCCTATCTAAGGCCCTACTTAAAAAAATTGCTATCAATGGGGGTGTTTGGCTTAAGAAGAAAGGAACAAGACCTAAAACAAGAGTCAGGAGATCTAAAACTATTCTTAAAATAGGTGATCTTGTAGAGATCTATTATAAGGGTGAACTCGTTTTTCCTAATAATGTTGAAATAAAACTAATAAAACAAACAAGAGATTGGGGTATTTGGTATAAACCTTCTGGTGTACTCACTCAAGGCACAAAATATGGAGATGAAGGTAGTCTTCTAAGAGAAGTTGAAAAGACTAAAAAGGAAGCTTACCTCATACATAGGCTCGATAGAGAGACTGCCGGTCCAGTTGTCATTGCGTATAACAAAAAACAGGCCAGATACTTGAGTGAACTTTTTAGAAACAATCTTGTTCAAAAAAAATATAAGGCCGAAGTATTCGGACTCATAAAAGAAGATCAAGGTTCAATTGATCTGCCAATTGAAGGTAAAAATTCTCACACAAATTTTAAAGTCATTCAAAGAAATGAAAATACTACTGTGCTAGAAATCGAACTCATTACTGGTAGAAAACATCAAATTCGCAGACATTTTGAAGCTATTGGCCATCCTGTTATGGGAGATCCCATCTACGGAAAAGGAAATAAAAACAAAGATGGCCTAAAGTTAGAATGTATCAACTTGCAATTCAAAACAATTCAAGGACAAAATATTAGTAGTAGTTAG
- a CDS encoding RsmB/NOP family class I SAM-dependent RNA methyltransferase, producing the protein MSKKNKGSDEFNKFYSEIYEKRWPELKKSLSETRSLCAWKNPFKNGIIQGDFYNQNNIFYENINESQSDIPGEFYFLDGASVFSANSLGVVDGMKVLDMCASPGGKSLLLASNLSGNGELVLNDLSKERYYRLQRTFKSYLPDEILSRIRFYNHDATKWCLYEQNVYDRILLDAPCSSEEHVLNSKKHLDEWSQGRTKRLSKLQYALLSSAFIALKPGGEIIYSTCSISPLENDGVIERFLKKRGEFCKVLELRLPIGERSKYGVQIFPDKTQHGPMYICKLSKNLME; encoded by the coding sequence ATGAGTAAAAAGAATAAGGGATCGGATGAATTCAATAAATTTTATTCTGAGATCTATGAAAAGCGTTGGCCTGAACTAAAAAAATCTTTGTCCGAGACTAGGTCTCTATGTGCCTGGAAGAATCCATTTAAAAATGGAATAATTCAGGGGGATTTCTATAATCAGAACAATATATTTTATGAAAATATCAATGAGTCTCAATCGGATATACCCGGTGAATTCTATTTTTTAGATGGAGCATCGGTTTTTTCAGCAAATTCGCTTGGTGTAGTGGATGGGATGAAGGTCTTGGACATGTGTGCTTCACCTGGTGGCAAGTCATTACTATTGGCATCGAACTTATCAGGAAATGGGGAGCTTGTTCTCAATGATCTTTCTAAAGAAAGATATTACCGCCTTCAAAGAACATTTAAATCATATTTACCAGATGAAATTCTTTCTCGAATACGCTTTTACAATCATGATGCTACAAAGTGGTGTTTATATGAACAGAATGTATATGATAGAATTCTTTTAGATGCTCCTTGTTCTTCTGAGGAGCATGTCTTAAATTCAAAAAAACATTTAGATGAGTGGTCTCAGGGAAGAACTAAGAGGTTATCTAAGCTCCAATATGCTCTGCTTTCAAGTGCTTTTATTGCTTTAAAACCTGGCGGAGAAATTATTTATAGTACTTGTTCAATTTCACCACTAGAAAATGATGGTGTCATTGAACGATTTCTTAAAAAAAGAGGAGAATTTTGTAAAGTCTTAGAGCTTAGATTGCCTATCGGAGAGAGATCTAAGTATGGAGTTCAAATATTTCCTGATAAGACACAACATGGGCCTATGTATATTTGTAAATTATCTAAAAATTTAATGGAATAA